A part of Olleya sp. Bg11-27 genomic DNA contains:
- a CDS encoding glycerophosphodiester phosphodiesterase family protein has product MKHLYLVLLLIGFVSCKKQPSKAPDTTETEVVTEKQSALIEAFKYTPEQEVIISVHRGGKGLKHFPENCLETLKYINDSIPAIYEIDIAQTRDNVLVLMHDNTLERTSTGTDKLNKYTYEELQAFNLEDDYGNETTFKIPALKDVLLWAKKNNVILTLDKKRSVSFDAIVALVKQVEAEDVSIIITYDMKQAAEAYKLAPNLLLSVSARNQKELDWLLHSSIPTQNMLAFTGTKLAPVEFYKTVQSHGIKTMLGTLGNLDKQAEAKGELPYTIWKDKGIDLFATDRPFEVAKALNIKK; this is encoded by the coding sequence ATGAAACATTTATATTTAGTACTACTTTTAATAGGCTTTGTGTCTTGCAAGAAGCAACCGTCTAAAGCTCCAGATACAACAGAAACAGAAGTCGTAACAGAAAAACAATCGGCCTTAATTGAAGCTTTTAAATACACCCCAGAGCAAGAGGTGATAATAAGTGTGCATAGAGGTGGGAAAGGCTTAAAACATTTTCCTGAAAATTGTTTAGAGACCTTAAAATATATTAACGATAGTATTCCTGCTATTTATGAAATTGATATTGCACAAACTAGAGACAATGTTTTAGTCTTGATGCATGATAATACATTAGAACGTACGTCAACAGGAACAGATAAATTAAATAAATACACATATGAAGAGCTTCAAGCTTTTAATCTTGAAGATGATTATGGTAATGAAACCACATTTAAAATACCAGCGTTAAAGGACGTGTTGCTTTGGGCTAAAAAGAATAATGTAATACTTACTTTAGATAAGAAAAGAAGTGTGTCTTTTGATGCTATCGTCGCATTGGTAAAACAAGTAGAAGCAGAAGATGTTTCTATAATTATTACGTATGACATGAAGCAAGCAGCCGAAGCGTACAAATTAGCACCAAACTTATTGTTGTCGGTATCTGCTAGAAATCAAAAAGAATTAGATTGGCTACTGCACTCAAGCATACCAACTCAAAACATGTTGGCGTTTACAGGCACAAAATTAGCGCCAGTTGAATTTTATAAAACGGTCCAATCTCATGGTATTAAAACAATGCTTGGGACTTTAGGAAACTTAGATAAACAAGCCGAAGCAAAAGGAGAATTACCATACACTATTTGGAAAGATAAAGGGATAGATCTTTTTGCAACAGATAGACCTTTTGAAGTGGCTAAAGCATTAAACATTAAGAAATAG
- a CDS encoding DUF6495 family protein, with protein MKYSRLTKEQFEELHKEFINFLATQTITADEWTNLKANKPELAEVELDIFSDLIWEGVLNQTKYLEHISPKDIHLFALNEDHMHLIGIKVKAEQDLTTSEGFNWLRENLMHDDVEFVQAKKEYTEDKNLDKFTLIEQGANITKGQLYNYMSKLIN; from the coding sequence ATGAAGTATTCTAGACTAACAAAAGAACAATTTGAAGAATTACATAAAGAGTTTATAAACTTTTTAGCAACACAGACTATTACAGCAGACGAGTGGACTAATTTAAAAGCTAATAAACCAGAATTGGCAGAAGTAGAATTGGATATCTTTAGTGATTTAATTTGGGAAGGTGTTTTAAATCAGACAAAGTATTTAGAGCATATTTCACCTAAAGACATTCATTTGTTTGCTTTAAATGAGGACCACATGCATTTAATAGGTATTAAAGTAAAAGCAGAGCAAGACTTAACCACTTCTGAAGGTTTTAATTGGTTGCGTGAAAACTTAATGCATGATGATGTCGAGTTTGTACAAGCCAAAAAAGAGTACACAGAAGATAAAAACTTAGATAAGTTTACACTTATAGAGCAGGGGGCAAATATCACAAAAGGACAGTTGTATAATTATATGTCTAAACTTATTAATTAA
- a CDS encoding HU family DNA-binding protein, with product MNKTDLIDAMAEHAGITKAASKKALECALIEIEGALQKGDRVSLVGFGSWSVSKRAARDGRNPQTGKTIQIKAKNVVKFKAGSDLANAVN from the coding sequence ATGAACAAAACAGATTTAATCGATGCTATGGCAGAACACGCAGGAATTACTAAAGCAGCTTCAAAGAAAGCTTTAGAATGTGCGTTAATCGAAATCGAAGGAGCTTTACAAAAAGGTGATAGAGTTTCTTTAGTAGGTTTTGGTTCTTGGTCAGTATCTAAAAGAGCTGCTAGAGACGGAAGAAATCCACAAACTGGAAAAACTATTCAGATCAAAGCTAAAAACGTTGTTAAGTTTAAAGCTGGTTCTGATTTAGCAAATGCTGTTAACTAG
- the hisS gene encoding histidine--tRNA ligase — translation MAQKPSIPKGTRDFNPEQVAKRNYIFSTIKSKFERFGFQPIETPSFENSETLMGKYGEEGDRLIFKILNSGDYLSKVNDELYSEKNSNKVTAKISEKALRYDLTVPFARYVVQHQNDIEFPFKRYQMQPVWRADRPQKGRFREFYQCDADVVGSDSLWQEVEFVQLYDEVFTALKLEGATIKINNRKILSGIAEVIGASDKLIDFTVALDKLDKIGEEKVKEEMLGKGISEEGIAKLQPLFTLTGDFGTQIERLKSILSTSEEGQKGIEELDFINTAISTLGLKSAKLQLDVTLARGLNYYTGAIFEVSAPEGVAMGSIGGGGRYDDLTGIFGLKNVSGVGISFGLDRIYLVLEELGLFPETITKSTEVLCINFGDTEALFCLKAVKALREAGINAELYPDKITNGKHMKKQMNYANKRNIPYVVLVGEEELKTNQFTLKNMISGAQDTMDLETMISKLK, via the coding sequence ATGGCACAAAAACCAAGCATACCAAAAGGAACAAGAGATTTTAATCCAGAACAAGTCGCAAAGCGTAACTATATTTTTAGTACTATCAAGTCTAAATTTGAACGTTTTGGGTTTCAACCTATAGAAACACCAAGTTTTGAAAATTCTGAGACCTTAATGGGAAAGTATGGGGAAGAAGGTGATCGTTTGATTTTTAAGATTTTGAATAGTGGTGATTATTTATCAAAAGTAAACGATGAGTTATATTCAGAAAAGAATTCAAATAAAGTAACAGCTAAAATCTCAGAAAAAGCGTTACGCTACGATTTAACTGTGCCATTTGCAAGATATGTCGTGCAACACCAAAATGACATAGAGTTTCCTTTTAAGCGTTATCAAATGCAACCTGTATGGCGTGCAGACAGACCTCAAAAAGGCCGTTTTAGAGAGTTTTACCAATGTGATGCAGATGTTGTAGGAAGTGATAGTTTATGGCAGGAGGTCGAGTTTGTGCAATTGTATGATGAGGTGTTTACGGCTTTAAAACTAGAAGGTGCAACGATTAAAATTAATAATCGTAAAATATTATCTGGTATTGCTGAGGTTATTGGAGCAAGTGATAAGCTAATTGATTTTACTGTAGCGTTAGATAAATTAGATAAAATAGGAGAAGAGAAGGTCAAAGAAGAAATGCTTGGTAAAGGTATTTCTGAAGAAGGCATTGCTAAATTACAACCACTTTTTACTTTAACAGGAGATTTTGGTACGCAAATAGAGCGCTTAAAATCTATCTTGTCAACGTCTGAAGAGGGACAAAAAGGGATTGAAGAATTAGATTTTATTAATACCGCAATTTCTACTTTAGGCTTAAAATCTGCTAAGCTGCAATTAGACGTTACCTTGGCAAGAGGCTTAAATTATTATACAGGTGCTATTTTTGAAGTGTCTGCACCAGAAGGTGTTGCTATGGGATCCATAGGTGGCGGTGGTCGATATGATGATTTAACAGGTATCTTTGGACTTAAAAATGTTAGTGGTGTCGGGATTAGCTTCGGTTTAGATCGTATTTATTTAGTATTGGAAGAGCTAGGCTTGTTTCCTGAAACGATTACAAAATCGACAGAAGTTTTATGTATTAACTTCGGAGATACTGAAGCCTTATTCTGTTTGAAAGCTGTAAAAGCATTAAGAGAAGCAGGAATAAATGCCGAATTATATCCTGATAAGATTACAAATGGTAAGCACATGAAGAAACAAATGAATTATGCTAACAAGCGTAATATCCCATATGTTGTTTTAGTTGGAGAAGAAGAATTGAAGACTAATCAATTTACTTTAAAAAATATGATTTCTGGAGCACAGGATACAATGGACCTAGAGACTATGATTTCCAAGTTGAAATAG
- a CDS encoding aminotransferase class IV: MINFNGKLQENNIVISNNNRGYSYGDGLFETIKAVHGKLLFFEDHYFRLMASMRILRMEIPMNFTMEYIEEQIKQTIDANNLAEQSARVKIQIDRVEGGLYLPDSNDVNFMISVKAIDADFYLLNEAKYEVDLYKDHYLSPSLITTLKTNNKIVNVIGSIYAKENRLDSCLLINTNKSVVEALSGNLFLVKGNTIKTPPLTDGCLKGVLRKQLMEIIKLIPEYTLEETSISPFELQKADELFTTNVIKGIQPITKYRKKEFKNEVSKKLLQKLNVKVRLG, encoded by the coding sequence ATGATAAATTTTAACGGTAAACTTCAAGAAAATAATATAGTAATTTCTAATAATAATCGTGGCTATTCTTACGGGGATGGGCTTTTTGAAACTATAAAAGCAGTACATGGTAAGCTATTGTTTTTTGAAGATCATTATTTTAGGTTAATGGCTTCGATGCGCATTTTACGCATGGAAATACCAATGAACTTTACAATGGAGTATATTGAGGAGCAGATAAAGCAAACCATAGATGCTAATAACCTAGCAGAGCAATCAGCACGCGTTAAAATACAAATTGATAGAGTAGAAGGTGGTTTATACTTACCGGACTCTAATGATGTTAATTTTATGATTAGCGTTAAGGCTATTGATGCAGATTTTTATCTTTTAAATGAAGCTAAATACGAAGTAGATTTATATAAAGACCATTATTTATCGCCCAGCTTAATAACCACGCTTAAAACTAATAATAAAATAGTAAACGTTATTGGAAGTATTTATGCTAAAGAAAACAGATTAGATAGCTGCTTGCTTATTAACACAAACAAAAGTGTTGTTGAAGCCTTAAGTGGAAATTTGTTTTTAGTAAAAGGAAACACTATTAAAACGCCTCCTTTAACGGATGGGTGTTTAAAAGGTGTTTTAAGAAAGCAATTAATGGAAATCATTAAGTTAATCCCGGAATATACCTTAGAAGAAACATCAATCTCTCCTTTTGAGCTTCAAAAAGCAGATGAGTTATTTACAACCAATGTTATAAAAGGAATACAGCCTATAACTAAGTATAGAAAAAAAGAATTTAAAAATGAAGTCTCTAAAAAACTATTACAAAAATTGAATGTAAAAGTAAGATTAGGCTAG
- a CDS encoding START-like domain-containing protein → MEDKIKYEMEFVVHASPSLLYQYISTPSGLSEWFADNVNSRGELFKFIWDGSEEQAKLLTKKSGERIKFKWLVDEEAPYFFEIKIQVDEITKDVSIIITDFAEEDEVEEAKMLWTNQISDLKQVIGSA, encoded by the coding sequence ATGGAAGATAAAATTAAGTACGAAATGGAGTTTGTTGTTCACGCGTCTCCATCATTACTATACCAATATATTTCTACGCCTTCAGGGTTATCAGAATGGTTTGCAGATAATGTAAATTCTAGAGGAGAGTTGTTCAAGTTTATCTGGGACGGTTCTGAAGAACAAGCTAAATTACTCACTAAAAAATCTGGAGAACGTATCAAATTTAAATGGTTGGTAGATGAAGAGGCTCCATATTTTTTTGAAATTAAGATACAAGTAGACGAGATTACTAAAGATGTGTCCATAATTATTACTGATTTTGCTGAAGAAGATGAGGTCGAAGAAGCTAAAATGCTTTGGACTAATCAAATTTCCGATTTAAAACAAGTCATAGGTTCTGCTTAA
- a CDS encoding YqgE/AlgH family protein: MTTTKPKKGDLLIAEPSIIGDMSFNRSIVLLTDYNKEGAIGFILNKPLNYNISDLIPELDASFKVYNGGPVEQDNLYFIHKRPDLIPNSVEISLGIFWGGDFSVVANLIAEQKITAKDIKFFLGYSGWDSNQLETELKSNAWVVTKNTYKQDIIEKSYESFWKDKMVELGGDYSIWSNAPENPSYN; this comes from the coding sequence ATGACTACAACCAAACCAAAAAAAGGTGACTTATTAATTGCTGAGCCTTCCATTATAGGAGATATGTCTTTTAATAGATCAATAGTACTTTTAACAGATTATAATAAAGAGGGTGCTATTGGTTTTATATTAAACAAGCCCTTAAATTACAATATTAGTGACCTAATACCAGAATTAGACGCGTCTTTTAAAGTCTATAATGGCGGCCCTGTTGAACAGGACAACCTTTATTTTATACATAAACGCCCTGATTTAATACCCAATAGCGTCGAAATTTCTTTAGGGATATTTTGGGGTGGTGATTTTAGTGTTGTTGCCAATCTTATTGCAGAACAAAAAATAACAGCAAAAGATATTAAATTCTTTTTAGGTTATTCTGGTTGGGATAGTAACCAATTAGAAACTGAATTAAAATCTAACGCCTGGGTTGTTACAAAAAACACCTACAAACAAGACATCATAGAAAAAAGCTATGAAAGTTTCTGGAAAGATAAAATGGTAGAGCTTGGTGGTGATTATTCTATTTGGTCTAATGCACCAGAAAACCCTAGTTATAACTAG